From the Methylobacterium currus genome, one window contains:
- a CDS encoding recombinase family protein: MHRRAAALPGVAGARTARIDRGPKDAVQARGGSAMCIGSARDRSRSTRAGRDPPRHRQGGRAGQRAPGPALVPGARARSADTCQRRPGRLAPPRYSTLREFIANPAYGGAYAYGRSRVTASYDAAGAKARARRTPRSEWLALKPGSHEGYVEWERRRRSGRW, encoded by the coding sequence ATGCACCGACGCGCGGCCGCCCTGCCGGGTGTCGCGGGCGCGCGGACGGCTCGGATTGATCGAGGTCCGAAAGATGCCGTTCAGGCAAGGGGAGGTAGCGCGATGTGCATCGGATCGGCTCGAGATCGATCCCGATCGACGCGTGCAGGCCGCGATCCGCCTCGGCATCGACAAGGTGGCCGAGCTGGGCAGCGTGCGCCAGGCCCTGCTCTGGTTCCTGGAGCACGGGCTCGATCTGCCGACACGTGTCAACGCCGGCCCGGTCGTCTGGCGCCGCCCCGCTACTCGACGCTTCGCGAGTTCATCGCCAACCCGGCCTATGGCGGCGCCTACGCCTACGGCCGCAGCCGCGTCACGGCCAGCTACGACGCGGCCGGCGCCAAGGCGCGGGCCAGGCGCACGCCGCGCTCGGAGTGGCTGGCGTTGAAGCCGGGCTCGCATGAAGGTTACGTGGAGTGGGAACGGCGGAGGCGATCCGGGCGATGGTGA